The following are encoded in a window of Flavobacterium cupriresistens genomic DNA:
- the rpiB gene encoding ribose 5-phosphate isomerase B gives MKISIGNDHAGPEYKKAIVAMLKAKGYEVTNYGTDSEDSVDYPDFGHPVATDVSEGKADFGIVICGSGNGIAMTANKHQKVRAGLCWTKEIAYLTRLHNDANIVSIPARFTSIPQAVEIVETFLTTAFEGGRHQNRVDKISC, from the coding sequence ATGAAAATCTCGATAGGAAACGATCACGCAGGACCAGAGTATAAAAAAGCAATTGTTGCGATGTTGAAAGCAAAAGGATATGAAGTAACCAATTATGGAACTGATTCTGAGGATTCTGTTGATTATCCTGATTTTGGACATCCGGTGGCCACTGATGTATCTGAGGGGAAAGCCGACTTCGGAATTGTAATTTGTGGAAGTGGAAACGGAATAGCAATGACAGCAAACAAACACCAAAAAGTAAGAGCTGGTCTTTGCTGGACTAAAGAAATTGCTTATTTAACCCGTTTACATAATGATGCTAACATTGTTAGTATTCCGGCACGTTTTACTTCTATTCCTCAGGCTGTAGAAATAGTTGAAACGTTTTTAACTACAGCATTTGAAGGTGGAAGACACCAAAATAGAGTGGATAAAATAAGTTGCTAA
- the folB gene encoding dihydroneopterin aldolase, which produces MGVIKLKNIRTFSYHGCLIEEGKIGSDYTVDLKIKANLQQSAATDHLADTVDYVHLNKIVTEEMAIRSHLLEHVAKRIVLRVLEEIKSIEKTTVWVSKINPPIGGDVETVTIKMTEKRK; this is translated from the coding sequence ATGGGAGTTATAAAATTAAAAAACATCCGTACTTTTTCGTACCATGGGTGTTTAATTGAAGAAGGAAAAATTGGATCTGATTACACTGTCGATCTAAAAATTAAAGCTAATTTACAGCAATCAGCAGCTACAGATCACTTAGCTGACACGGTAGATTATGTCCATTTGAACAAAATTGTAACCGAAGAAATGGCTATTCGTTCGCATTTATTAGAGCATGTGGCTAAAAGAATCGTACTTCGTGTTCTGGAAGAGATAAAATCTATAGAAAAAACTACCGTTTGGGTATCTAAAATAAATCCTCCTATTGGTGGTGATGTTGAGACGGTTACCATAAAAATGACGGAAAAGAGAAAGTAA
- a CDS encoding DUF2007 domain-containing protein, which produces METFKTIAIFNFEHETVILKHLLEQEGIPYFFENEITLSVVPFYSAALGGIKLKVHPNDFEQVQEILDNLNNPLKIV; this is translated from the coding sequence ATGGAAACCTTTAAAACGATTGCCATATTCAATTTCGAGCACGAAACGGTAATTCTCAAACACTTACTGGAGCAAGAAGGAATTCCTTATTTTTTTGAAAACGAAATCACTTTATCTGTGGTTCCTTTCTACTCTGCAGCGCTGGGTGGAATCAAACTCAAAGTACATCCCAACGATTTCGAACAAGTTCAGGAAATCCTAGACAATCTCAACAATCCTTTGAAAATCGTTTGA
- a CDS encoding glutamine--tRNA ligase/YqeY domain fusion protein, producing MASEEKSLNFIEQIIEEDLKSGLSNNKLHFRFPPEPNGYLHIGHASSIALNFGLGLDYQSPVNLRFDDTNPEKEEQEFVDAIKKDVEWLGYTWSEERYASDYFQQLYDWAVLLIKNNKAYVDSQSSEDMAIQKGTPSTEGVDGPYRNRSVEENLDLFERMKNGEFEAGTHILRAKIDMKSTNMLMRDPIMYRILHKEHHRTGDTWKIYPMYDWAHGQSDYLEQISHSFCTLEFLPHRELYDWFLDQILDENKLRPKQREFARRNLSHTVVSKRKLQQLVKEQHVNGWDDPRMSTISGLRRRGYTAASLRHFANTIGIAKRDNLINVSVLEFCIREDLNKIAPRVMAVLDPVKLVITNYPEGKEEWLEAENNQEDESAGFRKVPFSRELFIEREDFLEEAPAKYFRLTLGKEVRLKNAYIIKGESVIKDTEGNITEIHVTYDTDSLSGSGTEASQRKVSGTLHWVSIAHAVKAEVRLYDRLFTDEAPDGYKDKNFLDFVNPNSLEIVTGFVEPSLASAQNEDKFQFQRLGYFTVDKDSTASKLVFNKTVGLKDAWEEKGKKEENSINNSLKDINKYFKVETKAERIAIESAIGESIKNVSSFSLLQNSLKKNSNNNKSSLLFAQFILKYSSLKSSDFEEEEIKKLYTMSLRSESTYVRSKALLNLRDLENEAFKNQFEDDILKLYSNPPKNASEREIEILGEMVKK from the coding sequence ATGGCATCAGAAGAGAAATCACTTAATTTTATTGAACAAATCATAGAAGAAGATCTGAAATCAGGTCTGTCAAATAACAAACTTCATTTTCGTTTTCCACCCGAACCAAACGGTTATTTACATATCGGACATGCAAGTTCTATTGCATTAAATTTTGGTTTAGGACTTGATTATCAGTCGCCTGTAAACTTACGTTTTGACGATACTAATCCGGAAAAAGAAGAGCAGGAATTTGTTGATGCAATTAAAAAAGATGTTGAATGGCTAGGGTATACCTGGTCAGAAGAACGTTATGCTTCAGATTATTTTCAACAATTGTATGATTGGGCTGTTTTATTAATTAAAAATAATAAAGCCTATGTTGACAGTCAGTCTTCTGAAGATATGGCCATTCAAAAAGGAACACCTTCAACTGAAGGGGTAGACGGTCCGTATAGAAATCGTTCTGTTGAAGAAAATTTAGATTTATTCGAAAGAATGAAAAACGGTGAATTTGAAGCCGGAACTCATATTCTTCGTGCAAAAATAGACATGAAATCGACAAACATGTTGATGCGTGATCCTATTATGTACCGAATTTTGCACAAAGAACACCATAGAACAGGGGATACTTGGAAAATCTATCCAATGTACGATTGGGCACACGGACAAAGTGATTATTTAGAACAAATTTCACACTCGTTTTGTACGCTTGAATTCTTGCCTCACCGTGAATTATACGATTGGTTTTTAGATCAGATTTTAGATGAAAATAAGTTACGTCCAAAGCAAAGAGAATTTGCAAGACGTAATCTTTCACATACTGTTGTAAGTAAAAGAAAGTTGCAGCAATTAGTTAAAGAACAACATGTTAATGGTTGGGATGATCCTAGAATGTCAACTATTTCGGGCTTAAGAAGAAGAGGATATACTGCTGCTTCTTTACGTCATTTTGCTAATACAATTGGTATTGCAAAACGAGATAATTTGATTAATGTATCGGTTTTAGAATTTTGTATTCGTGAAGATTTGAACAAAATTGCACCTCGTGTAATGGCTGTTTTAGATCCTGTAAAATTGGTTATTACAAATTATCCGGAAGGAAAAGAAGAGTGGTTAGAAGCCGAAAACAATCAGGAAGATGAAAGTGCTGGTTTCAGAAAAGTACCTTTTTCACGCGAATTGTTTATAGAAAGAGAAGACTTTTTAGAAGAAGCTCCGGCTAAATATTTCCGTTTGACTTTAGGAAAAGAAGTACGTCTTAAAAATGCGTATATCATTAAAGGGGAGAGTGTTATAAAAGATACTGAAGGTAATATTACCGAAATTCATGTAACTTATGATACGGATTCCTTAAGTGGAAGTGGGACAGAAGCAAGCCAAAGAAAAGTATCCGGTACCTTACATTGGGTTTCTATTGCTCATGCCGTTAAAGCAGAAGTTCGTTTGTACGATCGTTTGTTTACAGATGAAGCTCCGGATGGTTATAAAGACAAGAATTTCTTGGATTTTGTGAACCCAAATTCATTAGAAATTGTGACAGGTTTTGTAGAACCAAGTTTGGCTTCAGCACAAAATGAAGACAAATTTCAGTTTCAACGTTTAGGTTATTTTACGGTTGATAAAGACTCAACTGCTTCAAAATTAGTATTTAACAAGACGGTTGGATTGAAAGATGCCTGGGAAGAAAAAGGTAAAAAAGAAGAAAATAGTATTAATAATTCTTTGAAAGATATCAACAAATATTTCAAAGTGGAAACAAAAGCGGAACGTATTGCAATTGAAAGTGCAATAGGGGAGAGCATAAAAAATGTTAGTAGTTTCTCTTTATTGCAAAATTCTTTAAAGAAAAATAGCAATAATAATAAGAGTTCGTTGTTATTTGCTCAGTTTATTTTGAAATATTCAAGTTTGAAATCTTCTGATTTTGAAGAAGAAGAAATCAAAAAATTATATACAATGTCTTTAAGAAGTGAATCGACTTATGTAAGATCAAAAGCACTTTTGAATTTAAGAGATTTGGAAAATGAAGCTTTCAAAAATCAGTTTGAAGACGATATTTTGAAATTATATTCAAATCCGCCGAAAAATGCTTCTGAGAGAGAAATTGAAATTCTTGGAGAAATGGTAAAGAAATAA
- a CDS encoding SPFH domain-containing protein, giving the protein MFTPFIIILVFAFFILMSSFFTVKQQSSVVIERFGKFLSVRNSGLQLKIPIVDRLAGRVNLKIQQLDVIIETKTKDNVFIKMKVSVQFKVIQEKVYDAFYKLEYPHDQITAYVFDVVRAEVPKLKLDDVFERKDDIAIAVKRELNEAMTTYGYDIINTLVTDIDPDIQVKNAMNRINAADREKTAAEFEAESSRIRIVAKAKAEAESKRLQGQGIADQRREIARGLVESVEVLNNVGINSQEASALIVVTQHYDTLQAIGADANSNLILLPNSPQAGSDMLNNMVASFTASNQVGEMMKKNNKKIEKPKPIQPQSGYEDDIIPEEK; this is encoded by the coding sequence ATGTTCACACCATTTATTATCATTTTAGTATTTGCGTTCTTTATTTTAATGTCTTCCTTTTTTACTGTGAAACAACAATCCTCAGTAGTTATAGAAAGATTTGGAAAATTCTTGAGCGTTAGAAATTCAGGATTGCAATTGAAAATCCCGATAGTTGACCGATTAGCAGGACGTGTTAATTTGAAAATTCAACAGTTAGATGTTATCATTGAAACCAAAACTAAAGACAACGTTTTTATCAAAATGAAAGTTTCGGTTCAGTTTAAAGTGATCCAGGAAAAAGTATATGATGCTTTTTATAAACTGGAATATCCACACGATCAGATTACTGCTTATGTATTTGATGTGGTTCGTGCTGAAGTTCCTAAACTAAAACTGGATGATGTTTTTGAAAGAAAAGATGATATTGCGATTGCAGTAAAAAGAGAATTGAATGAAGCGATGACAACTTACGGGTACGATATTATCAATACTTTGGTGACTGATATTGATCCGGATATCCAGGTAAAAAATGCAATGAACAGAATTAATGCGGCCGATAGAGAAAAAACTGCTGCTGAGTTTGAGGCAGAAAGTTCAAGAATCAGAATTGTTGCCAAAGCAAAAGCCGAAGCTGAAAGTAAACGCTTGCAAGGTCAAGGTATTGCAGATCAACGTCGTGAAATTGCAAGAGGTTTAGTAGAAAGTGTTGAAGTTTTGAACAATGTTGGTATTAATTCTCAAGAAGCTTCTGCCCTGATTGTAGTGACACAACATTATGATACGTTACAAGCCATTGGAGCTGACGCCAATTCTAATTTAATTCTTCTTCCAAACTCTCCGCAAGCCGGAAGTGATATGCTAAATAATATGGTTGCTTCGTTTACTGCTTCTAACCAAGTTGGTGAAATGATGAAGAAAAACAATAAGAAAATTGAAAAACCGAAACCAATTCAGCCACAATCGGGTTATGAAGATGATATAATACCGGAAGAAAAATAA
- a CDS encoding DUF6327 family protein: protein METKKYASYAEIERELEILKLQKDINYQKLVLSFQKTKETITPQNIVNGFLSSYKEYFSNSYVSILQSILPYIIGWFINKKRGN from the coding sequence ATGGAAACAAAAAAATACGCTTCATACGCTGAAATTGAAAGAGAGTTAGAAATACTGAAACTTCAAAAAGACATTAATTATCAGAAATTAGTTTTAAGTTTTCAGAAAACTAAGGAAACGATAACACCACAGAATATTGTCAATGGCTTTTTGTCCTCATACAAAGAGTACTTTTCAAATTCTTATGTGAGTATTTTACAGTCTATTTTGCCCTATATTATTGGGTGGTTTATCAATAAAAAAAGAGGCAATTAA
- a CDS encoding LysE family translocator — protein sequence MINDILAGLPWGLFLSFMVGPVFFILLETSITKGFRAAIVFDFGVVLGDIFFIAIAYLGSYRLIQSLKDKPALFIFGGIIMLAYGIISFVKLKKEEKINDEEIDRDIIKRNYASLFVKGFLLNVINIGVLGFWLAVIISVGPKLQMQTPRMMTFFTSVIITYLAVDCIKILLAKQLKSKMTPTNILKIKKVISIVLMVFGLVLIVQGWFPKEKEMVKNAFEKIENK from the coding sequence ATGATAAATGATATTTTAGCTGGACTGCCGTGGGGACTTTTTCTGAGTTTTATGGTAGGTCCAGTATTTTTTATACTGCTGGAAACCAGTATTACAAAGGGATTTAGAGCTGCAATAGTTTTTGATTTCGGAGTAGTATTAGGTGATATTTTTTTTATAGCTATTGCTTATTTAGGGAGTTATCGACTCATTCAGAGTTTAAAAGATAAACCGGCTCTTTTTATTTTCGGTGGAATTATAATGCTGGCTTACGGTATTATTTCCTTTGTAAAACTAAAAAAAGAAGAAAAAATTAATGACGAAGAAATTGATCGCGATATTATAAAAAGAAATTATGCCAGTTTGTTTGTAAAAGGTTTTTTATTGAACGTTATCAACATTGGTGTTCTTGGTTTTTGGTTGGCAGTTATTATTTCTGTCGGCCCAAAATTACAAATGCAGACCCCAAGGATGATGACTTTCTTTACCTCAGTTATCATTACTTATTTGGCAGTTGATTGTATTAAAATATTATTAGCTAAGCAATTAAAGTCTAAAATGACACCGACAAATATCTTAAAAATCAAAAAGGTAATTAGTATCGTTTTAATGGTTTTCGGATTAGTTTTAATCGTGCAAGGCTGGTTTCCTAAAGAAAAAGAAATGGTAAAAAATGCCTTTGAAAAGATTGAAAACAAGTAG
- a CDS encoding YtxH domain-containing protein, whose protein sequence is MSNKSNTIAAILAGAAVGAAVGILFAPDKGSKTRAKLKEGLDDATHNLKDSIGASSEVLREKFAHAKKNLDGTYDDLLSNMSYKTEEVISFLESKLADLKAQNAKLQK, encoded by the coding sequence ATGTCTAATAAATCAAATACAATCGCCGCAATTTTGGCCGGTGCCGCAGTAGGAGCCGCAGTAGGAATTTTATTTGCTCCGGATAAAGGATCTAAAACACGTGCAAAACTTAAAGAAGGTTTAGATGATGCAACACATAATTTGAAGGATTCAATAGGAGCAAGTTCTGAAGTGTTACGTGAAAAATTTGCACATGCAAAAAAGAATCTTGACGGAACATACGATGATTTACTTTCGAATATGAGTTACAAAACAGAAGAAGTAATTTCATTTTTAGAATCTAAGCTTGCGGATTTGAAAGCGCAAAACGCCAAACTTCAAAAGTAA
- a CDS encoding head GIN domain-containing protein, whose translation MKKLIIGAAILVAQLSFGQVTKELGDFDSVKVFDKLSVKLVPSSENKIVIKGTREAEVEVVNKKGLLKLRMPFPKLLSGNDLDITLYYKHLELIDVNEGATVDSKEAIKATVFKVSAQEGGKINVALEVDKLNVSSVSGGEITLSGKAANQDASLGAGGYLLASKLSTSQTKVSVSAGGKADVNASTLVDAKVSAGGSIYIYGKPKQINQKTVFGGKIEEVK comes from the coding sequence ATGAAAAAATTAATTATAGGTGCCGCGATATTAGTGGCACAATTGTCTTTTGGACAAGTAACCAAAGAGTTAGGAGATTTTGATTCTGTAAAAGTTTTTGATAAGCTAAGTGTAAAACTAGTACCATCTTCAGAAAATAAAATTGTTATAAAAGGGACTCGTGAAGCAGAAGTTGAAGTAGTTAATAAAAAGGGATTATTGAAATTAAGAATGCCTTTCCCTAAATTATTATCCGGTAATGATTTGGATATTACGCTATATTACAAACATCTTGAGCTAATAGATGTTAATGAAGGTGCAACGGTTGATAGTAAAGAAGCTATAAAAGCTACTGTTTTTAAAGTTAGTGCACAAGAAGGCGGAAAAATCAATGTAGCATTAGAGGTAGATAAGCTAAATGTTAGCTCTGTTTCCGGTGGTGAAATCACTTTATCAGGTAAAGCAGCGAATCAGGATGCAAGTTTGGGAGCAGGAGGATATCTTCTGGCAAGTAAATTAAGTACCTCTCAAACGAAAGTAAGCGTTTCTGCGGGAGGAAAAGCAGATGTGAATGCTTCTACCCTTGTAGATGCAAAAGTAAGCGCAGGAGGCTCTATTTACATTTATGGAAAACCAAAACAAATCAATCAGAAAACGGTTTTCGGAGGAAAAATTGAAGAAGTAAAGTAA
- the rnr gene encoding ribonuclease R, with product MSKKIRKPIKNEKDFSSKIVKILSQSPNKAFNYKQIGAKLELDDTKSRNQIIKDLKILAASKKIIESEPGKYLVKAESQDYYEGTIDMTSRKTAYFICPDFTEDVFIPTNNLNRALDKDKVKVYVYNRRKGKRPEGEVIEVVERNKTDFVGVIDIQANFAFVSTANPKMYTDIFIPKDKIGEAENGDVVLVTIEDWPKRADSPFGSVVRVLGKPGEHNTEIHAILAEYGLPADFPVEVEVYAQKIDTTIQEAEIAKRRDMRDTLTFTIDPKDAKDFDDALSFKKLENGNYEIGIHIADVSYYLEEGTILDDEAYQRATSVYLVDRVVPMLPEVLSNFACSLRPNEEKYTFSAVFEVSENAQVINQWFGRTVIYSDQRFAYEEAQYIIETKDHTIPVDISITGSSYLVSDEIVQATLKLDELAKILRRKRMANGAISFDKVEVKFNLDEQGEPEGVYFKVSKDANHLIEEFMLLANRKVAEYIGKQKKTFVYRIHDEPNEDKLIAMQSVIAKFGYKIDFRNKGDISKSLNALMEEVNGKKEQNLIDTLAIRSMSKAKYSTENIGHYGLAFDYYSHFTSPIRRYPDVMVHRLLQYYLDKGASVDEEVYETKCLHCSNMESLATNAERDSIKYMQVKYMQDHQDEEFLGVISGVTEWGIYVEIVSNKCEGMVRIREIKDDYYTFDEKQYALVGATSNSILQLGDEIYVKVKNADLVKKQLDFHFLRRA from the coding sequence ATGAGTAAGAAAATTAGAAAGCCGATAAAAAATGAGAAAGATTTCTCCAGTAAGATAGTAAAGATTTTATCGCAAAGCCCGAATAAAGCATTTAATTACAAACAGATAGGAGCAAAGTTAGAACTTGATGATACCAAAAGCAGAAACCAGATTATTAAAGATTTAAAGATTCTGGCTGCTTCAAAAAAAATTATAGAATCTGAACCCGGTAAATATTTAGTAAAAGCAGAAAGTCAGGATTACTACGAAGGAACAATTGATATGACAAGCCGTAAAACAGCTTATTTCATTTGCCCTGATTTTACAGAAGATGTTTTTATTCCAACGAATAATTTGAATCGTGCCCTGGATAAAGACAAAGTTAAAGTATACGTTTACAACCGAAGAAAAGGGAAAAGACCTGAAGGTGAAGTAATTGAAGTGGTAGAAAGAAATAAAACTGATTTTGTCGGAGTTATTGACATTCAGGCCAATTTTGCCTTTGTTTCTACAGCAAATCCTAAAATGTATACCGATATTTTTATTCCAAAAGATAAAATAGGCGAAGCAGAAAATGGTGACGTTGTTTTGGTTACCATTGAAGATTGGCCAAAAAGAGCCGATAGTCCGTTTGGATCTGTGGTTCGTGTTTTAGGAAAACCCGGAGAACACAATACAGAAATTCATGCTATTTTAGCAGAATACGGTTTGCCGGCAGATTTTCCGGTAGAAGTAGAGGTTTATGCCCAAAAGATAGACACTACCATTCAGGAAGCTGAAATTGCAAAACGTCGTGATATGCGTGATACGCTTACGTTTACGATAGATCCAAAAGATGCAAAAGATTTTGATGATGCCTTGTCTTTCAAAAAGTTAGAGAATGGAAATTATGAAATCGGAATCCATATTGCCGATGTTTCCTATTATCTGGAAGAAGGAACAATTTTAGATGATGAAGCCTATCAACGTGCTACTTCGGTTTATTTAGTAGACAGGGTAGTGCCAATGCTTCCGGAAGTTTTATCTAATTTTGCCTGTTCGCTACGTCCGAATGAAGAAAAATATACATTCTCTGCTGTTTTTGAAGTTTCAGAAAATGCACAAGTTATCAACCAATGGTTTGGAAGAACTGTAATTTATTCTGATCAGCGTTTTGCTTACGAAGAAGCACAGTATATCATTGAAACAAAAGATCATACGATCCCGGTTGATATTTCAATTACCGGAAGTTCGTATTTAGTTTCAGATGAAATTGTTCAGGCTACTTTAAAGTTAGATGAATTAGCTAAGATTCTGAGAAGAAAAAGAATGGCCAATGGTGCGATTTCGTTTGATAAAGTAGAAGTAAAATTCAATTTAGACGAACAAGGAGAACCGGAAGGCGTTTATTTCAAAGTTTCAAAAGATGCCAATCATCTGATTGAAGAATTCATGCTTTTAGCCAACCGAAAAGTGGCCGAATACATTGGAAAACAAAAGAAAACATTTGTTTACAGAATTCACGATGAGCCAAATGAAGACAAACTAATTGCCATGCAATCGGTTATTGCAAAGTTTGGTTATAAGATTGATTTTAGAAACAAAGGAGATATTTCGAAATCATTGAATGCTTTGATGGAAGAAGTAAATGGTAAAAAAGAGCAGAATTTAATTGATACTCTTGCCATTAGAAGTATGAGTAAAGCCAAATATTCGACAGAGAATATTGGACATTATGGTCTGGCTTTTGATTATTACAGTCACTTTACTTCGCCAATTCGTCGTTATCCGGACGTTATGGTGCATCGTTTACTGCAGTATTATTTAGACAAAGGAGCTTCTGTGGACGAAGAAGTGTATGAAACAAAATGTTTGCATTGCTCGAATATGGAAAGTTTAGCTACTAATGCGGAACGTGATAGTATTAAATACATGCAGGTGAAATACATGCAGGACCATCAGGACGAAGAGTTTTTGGGTGTTATTTCCGGTGTTACAGAATGGGGAATTTATGTTGAAATCGTTTCGAACAAATGTGAAGGAATGGTTAGAATTCGCGAAATAAAAGACGATTATTATACTTTTGATGAAAAGCAGTATGCCTTAGTTGGTGCGACTTCAAACAGTATTTTACAATTAGGAGATGAAATTTACGTTAAAGTAAAAAATGCAGATTTAGTTAAGAAACAATTGGATTTTCATTTTTTAAGAAGAGCTTAA
- the gltX gene encoding glutamate--tRNA ligase: MSKQVRVRFAPSPTGPLHIGGVRTALFNYLFAKKNNGVFYLRIEDTDQTRFVPGAEAYIMEALEWLGIAPEETVGKNEKFGPYRQSDRKAIYQEYADQLIHSGWAYYAFDTPEALDALRKEHEADGKTFIYNHHNREKLDTSLVISADEVAKRIANGEHYVIRFKTPVDETLHLKDIIRGDVKFETNLLDDKVLFKSDGMPTYHLANIVDDHLMETSHVIRGEEWLPSMPLHVLLYRAFGWDAPEFAHLPLILKPVGNGKLSKRDGDKLGFPVFPLEWKTEEGTSSGYREKGFFPEAVINFLALLGWNDGTDKELFSLEELVDAFDLNRVHKSGAKFDPEKNKWFNHQHLIKQNDADLAKDFTPILEEKGFSTSLELTTRIVSLIKERAHFVSEFWDLTDFFFQAPTSYDEKASKNWKEETPALMQELISVLENIADFTSANIETIVKDWLTKNEIGMGKVMQPFRLSLVGALKGPHLFDIVEIIGKEETISRIQKAISSI, from the coding sequence ATGTCAAAGCAAGTTCGGGTGCGTTTTGCACCAAGTCCAACAGGGCCATTACATATTGGTGGTGTTCGTACTGCCCTATTTAATTATTTATTTGCCAAAAAAAACAATGGTGTTTTTTACCTGAGAATTGAAGATACTGATCAAACTCGTTTTGTTCCCGGTGCTGAAGCTTACATAATGGAAGCATTAGAATGGTTGGGAATTGCTCCTGAAGAAACCGTTGGAAAAAACGAAAAATTTGGTCCGTACAGACAAAGTGATCGTAAAGCAATCTATCAAGAATATGCCGATCAACTGATCCATTCGGGTTGGGCGTATTATGCTTTTGATACTCCGGAAGCACTTGATGCCTTAAGAAAAGAACATGAAGCAGATGGAAAAACATTTATTTACAACCATCATAATCGTGAAAAGTTAGATACATCTCTTGTAATTTCTGCCGATGAAGTTGCTAAAAGAATCGCAAATGGAGAACATTATGTGATCCGTTTTAAAACTCCGGTTGATGAAACTTTACATTTGAAAGACATCATTCGCGGAGATGTAAAGTTTGAAACGAATCTTCTTGACGATAAAGTTTTGTTTAAAAGTGACGGAATGCCAACCTACCACTTAGCTAATATTGTGGATGATCATTTGATGGAAACTTCACATGTAATTCGTGGTGAAGAATGGTTGCCGTCTATGCCTCTTCACGTTTTATTATACAGAGCTTTTGGATGGGATGCTCCGGAATTTGCTCATTTACCTTTGATATTAAAACCAGTTGGTAATGGAAAATTATCTAAAAGAGATGGTGATAAATTAGGATTTCCTGTGTTTCCGTTAGAATGGAAAACCGAAGAGGGTACCTCTTCCGGATACAGAGAGAAAGGTTTTTTCCCGGAAGCTGTTATAAATTTCCTTGCTTTATTAGGTTGGAATGACGGAACGGATAAAGAATTATTTTCATTGGAGGAACTAGTAGATGCTTTTGACTTAAACAGAGTGCACAAATCAGGAGCAAAATTTGATCCTGAGAAAAACAAATGGTTCAATCACCAGCATTTAATCAAACAAAATGATGCAGATTTAGCCAAAGACTTTACTCCTATTTTGGAAGAAAAAGGGTTCTCGACTTCGCTCGAACTGACAACACGTATTGTGTCTCTTATTAAAGAACGCGCTCATTTTGTTTCTGAATTTTGGGATCTTACTGATTTCTTTTTCCAGGCACCAACTTCTTATGATGAGAAAGCAAGCAAAAACTGGAAGGAAGAAACACCGGCTTTGATGCAGGAACTGATCTCCGTTTTAGAAAATATTGCTGATTTTACTTCTGCGAATATCGAAACAATTGTAAAAGATTGGTTGACGAAAAACGAAATTGGAATGGGTAAAGTAATGCAACCTTTCCGACTGAGTTTGGTTGGAGCGCTTAAAGGTCCTCACCTATTTGACATTGTAGAAATCATCGGAAAAGAAGAAACTATTTCGAGAATTCAGAAAGCAATAAGTTCGATATAA